In the genome of Triticum urartu cultivar G1812 chromosome 5, Tu2.1, whole genome shotgun sequence, one region contains:
- the LOC125556488 gene encoding dehydration-responsive element-binding protein 1H-like: MPLVQTASGKTIKQCTPQDTKILTLPSQAQPDLTLHRPPSTVRSSSSQHRPPSAMDMTGSDQQWSSSSSPSSTSSHPKRPAGRTKFKETRHPVYRGVRRRGNAGRWVCEVRVPGQRGERLWLGTYLTADAAARAHDAAMLGLLGRSAACLNFADSAWLLAVPPALADLAAVRRAALAAVADFQRRHASNSAATVPADEETSGASALSSADNASGSSATSQPWAEGTFEVPSALGSDMFELDLSGEMDLGTYYADLADGLLLEPPPSLDSGACWDTGDGGADSGLWSY, from the coding sequence ATGCCGCTTGTCCAGACCGCGTCAGGCAAAACTATAAAGCAGTGCACTCCACAAGACACTAAAATCCTAACACTCCCATCTCAAGCTCAACCTGATCTCACACTCCACAGACCACCGTCCACCGTACGAAGCTCATCAAGCCAGCACCGACCACCTTCAGCGATGGACATGACCGGCTCGGACCAGCAATGGAGCTCCTCTTCCTCGCCGTCGTCGACCTCCTCGCACCCGAAGCGCCCCGCCGGGCGCACCAAGTTCAAGGAGACGCGCCACCCGGTGTACCGCGGCGTGCGGCGCCGGGGCAACGCCGGCCGCTGGGTGTGCGAGGTGCGCGTCCCCGGGCAGCGCGGCGAGCGGCTCTGGCTCGGAACGTACCTCACAGCCGACGCGGCCGCGCGTGCGCACGACGCCGCCATGCTCGGCCTGCTCGGTCGCTCCGCCGCGTGCCTCAATTTCGCCGACTCCGCTTGGCTCCTTGCCGTGCCGCCCGCGCTCGCCGACCTCGCGGCCGTCAGGCGCGCGGCCCTCGCCGCCGTGGCGGACTTCCAGCGCCGGCATGCCTCCAACAGCGCAGCCACCGTCCCCGCTGATGAGGAGACCTCCGGCGCGTCCGCTCTGTCGTCTGCGGACAATGCGAGCGGTTCGTCAGCGACGTCGCAACCTTGGGCCGAGGGAACGTTCGAGGTGCCGTCCGCGCTGGGCAGCGACATGTTCGAGCTGGACTTGTCCGGGGAGATGGACCTGGGCACGTACTACGCGGACCTCGCGGACGGGCTGCTCCTggagccgccgccgtcgctgGACAGCGGGGCGTGCTGGGACACCGGAGACGGCGGAGCTGACTCCGGGCTCTGGAGCTACTGA